Proteins found in one Camelus bactrianus isolate YW-2024 breed Bactrian camel chromosome X, ASM4877302v1, whole genome shotgun sequence genomic segment:
- the TMEM35A gene encoding putative acetylcholine receptor chaperone, producing MASPRTVTVVALSVALGLFFVFMGTIKLTPRLSKDAYSEMKRAYKSYVRALPLLKKMGINSILLRKSIGALEVACGIVMTLVPGRPKDVANFFLLLLVLAVLFFHQLVGDPLKRYAHALVFGILLTCRLLIARKPEDRSSEKKSSPPGNAGNTGNAGNPEEQPSLYEKAPQGKMKLS from the exons ATGGCATCCCCTAGAACCGTAACTGTCGTGGCCCTCTCAGTGGCCCTGGGACTCTTCTTTGTTTTCATGGGGACTATCAAGTTAACCCCCAGGCTCAGCAAGGATGCCTACAGTGAGATG AAACGTGCTTACAAGAGCTATGTCCGAGCCCTCCCTCTGCTGAAGAAAATGGGGATCAATTCCATTCTCCTCCGCAAAAGCATTGGTGCTCTTGAGGTGGCCTGTGGCATTGTCATGACCCTTGTGCCTGGGCGTCCCAAAGATGTGGCCAACTTCTTCCTCCTCTTGCTGGTGTTGGCTGTGCTCTTCTTCCACCAGCTAGTTGGGGATCCTCTCAAACGCTACGCCCATGCCCTGGTGTTCGGAATCCTGCTCACCTGCCGCTTGCTGATTGCCCGAAAGCCTGAAGACCGGTCCTCTGAGAAGAAATCCTCGCCTccagggaatgctgggaacacTGGTAATGCGGGGAATCCTGAGGAGCAGCCCTCCTTATATGAAAAGGCCCCCCAGGGCAAAATGAAGTTGTCATAG